A single region of the Anticarsia gemmatalis isolate Benzon Research Colony breed Stoneville strain chromosome 11, ilAntGemm2 primary, whole genome shotgun sequence genome encodes:
- the LOC142976681 gene encoding glucose transporter type 1-like isoform X1 — MEAPKASKPKMTPGRVTGPLLYAVSSAVLGMLQFGYNTGVINSPRNFIEHFISEQYDADPSIIFSLIVSIFAVGGMVGCPLASWMLEKYGRKTSLIINAAFGVLSALLMGFSKLADSVEMIIIGRFLIGINCGFATTASPTYVSEVAPLSLRGAFGTVNQLAVAFGMVGAQILGIDVLLGSDEGWPWLLGLAIVPSAVQFVMLIFAPESPRYLLLVVRDEERSRGVLTHIRATMEVDDEINDMHIEDRAARQEEKFSIRDLFMIDSLRQPLIIGIVMHLSQQLGGINAVLYYSTTIFQNAGLEIDKARLAAIGVGSVLFVMALVSIPLMDRLGRRTLQLGGLAGMAVFSVLMTVAFFTQENETMKVFAVIFTFLYVAFFGVGPSSIPWMLLSELFGQGARSAAVSVGALINWLANFIVGLTFIPMSNALGNFVFLPYTFLLILFFTFTYFKLPETKNRTIEEVTALFKK; from the exons ATGGAGGCTCCTA AGGCGTCAAAACCCAAGATGACACCAGGCAGGGTGACGGGCCCGCTGCTGTACGCAGTGAGCTCGGCGGTGCTGGGCATGCTGCAGTTCGGCTACAACACCGGCGTCATCAACTCGCCGCGCAACTTCATCGAGCACTTCATCAGTGAACAGTATGACGCCGACCCCAGCATTATATTCAGCTTGATCGTCAGTATATTCGCTGTCGGCGGTATGGTCGGATGTCCTCTCGCCAGTTGGATGTTGGAGAAGTACGGCCGCAAAACTTCACTCATCATCAACGCGGCCTTCGGTGTACTCAGCGCTTTATTGATGGGTTTCAGCAAGCTCGCCGACTCAGTAGAGATGATAATTATCGGCAGGTTCCTCATCGGTATTAACTGTGGATTCGCTACTACCGCGTCACCGACTTACGTATCTGAGGTAGCGCCTTTAAGCTTGCGAGGTGCGTTCGGTACTGTCAACCAATTAGCGGTTGCATTCGGTATGGTCGGTGCACAGATACTGGGAATTGACGTGTTATTGGGGAGCGATGAAGGCTGGCCATGGCTGCTTGGACTAGCAATCGTGCCGTCAGCAGTTCAGTTCGTCATGCTGATCTTTGCACCGGAGAGTCCCCGTTACTTGTTGCTCGTTGTTCGTGATGAAGAGCGGTCGAGAGGTGTGCTCACTCACATTCGTGCAACGATGGAAGTAGACGACGAGATCAACGACATGCACATTGAAGACCGCGCCGCTCGTCAAGAGGAGAAATTCAGCATTCGCGATCTGTTCATGATTGATTCACTGAGGCAGCCACTTATCATTGGTATCGTGATGCATTTGTCTCAACAACTCGGAGGCATAAACGCCGTCTTGTATTACTCCACCACAATATTCCAGAACGCTGGATTGGAAATCGATAAGGCAAGATTGGCCGCGATTGGTGTCGGTAGCGTGCTGTTTGTGATGGCTCTTGTGTCAATCCCATTGATGGACAGACTGGGTCGTCGCACGCTTCAACTTGGAGGTCTCGCCGGTATGGCCGTATTCTCAGTGCTCATGACTGTCGCCTTCTTCACGCAGGAGAACGAAACAATGAAGGTATTTGCCGTTATCTTCACTTTCCTATACGTGGCGTTCTTCGGCGTGGGCCCCAGCTCGATACCTTGGATGTTATTGTCGGAGCTGTTCGGTCAAGGCGCCAGAAGCGCGGCAGTCAGTGTGGGAGCTCTTATCAACTGGCTGGCCAACTTCATCGTAGGATTAACGTTCATCCCAATGTCGAACGCATTGGGTAACTTCGTATTCCTACCGTACACATTCCTTTTGATTCTCTTCTTCACGTTCACTTACTTCAAACTACCAGAAACTAAGAATAGGACGATCGAGGAGGTGACAGCTCTCTTTAAGAAGTAA
- the LOC142976681 gene encoding glucose transporter type 1-like isoform X2 has product MTPGRVTGPLLYAVSSAVLGMLQFGYNTGVINSPRNFIEHFISEQYDADPSIIFSLIVSIFAVGGMVGCPLASWMLEKYGRKTSLIINAAFGVLSALLMGFSKLADSVEMIIIGRFLIGINCGFATTASPTYVSEVAPLSLRGAFGTVNQLAVAFGMVGAQILGIDVLLGSDEGWPWLLGLAIVPSAVQFVMLIFAPESPRYLLLVVRDEERSRGVLTHIRATMEVDDEINDMHIEDRAARQEEKFSIRDLFMIDSLRQPLIIGIVMHLSQQLGGINAVLYYSTTIFQNAGLEIDKARLAAIGVGSVLFVMALVSIPLMDRLGRRTLQLGGLAGMAVFSVLMTVAFFTQENETMKVFAVIFTFLYVAFFGVGPSSIPWMLLSELFGQGARSAAVSVGALINWLANFIVGLTFIPMSNALGNFVFLPYTFLLILFFTFTYFKLPETKNRTIEEVTALFKK; this is encoded by the coding sequence ATGACACCAGGCAGGGTGACGGGCCCGCTGCTGTACGCAGTGAGCTCGGCGGTGCTGGGCATGCTGCAGTTCGGCTACAACACCGGCGTCATCAACTCGCCGCGCAACTTCATCGAGCACTTCATCAGTGAACAGTATGACGCCGACCCCAGCATTATATTCAGCTTGATCGTCAGTATATTCGCTGTCGGCGGTATGGTCGGATGTCCTCTCGCCAGTTGGATGTTGGAGAAGTACGGCCGCAAAACTTCACTCATCATCAACGCGGCCTTCGGTGTACTCAGCGCTTTATTGATGGGTTTCAGCAAGCTCGCCGACTCAGTAGAGATGATAATTATCGGCAGGTTCCTCATCGGTATTAACTGTGGATTCGCTACTACCGCGTCACCGACTTACGTATCTGAGGTAGCGCCTTTAAGCTTGCGAGGTGCGTTCGGTACTGTCAACCAATTAGCGGTTGCATTCGGTATGGTCGGTGCACAGATACTGGGAATTGACGTGTTATTGGGGAGCGATGAAGGCTGGCCATGGCTGCTTGGACTAGCAATCGTGCCGTCAGCAGTTCAGTTCGTCATGCTGATCTTTGCACCGGAGAGTCCCCGTTACTTGTTGCTCGTTGTTCGTGATGAAGAGCGGTCGAGAGGTGTGCTCACTCACATTCGTGCAACGATGGAAGTAGACGACGAGATCAACGACATGCACATTGAAGACCGCGCCGCTCGTCAAGAGGAGAAATTCAGCATTCGCGATCTGTTCATGATTGATTCACTGAGGCAGCCACTTATCATTGGTATCGTGATGCATTTGTCTCAACAACTCGGAGGCATAAACGCCGTCTTGTATTACTCCACCACAATATTCCAGAACGCTGGATTGGAAATCGATAAGGCAAGATTGGCCGCGATTGGTGTCGGTAGCGTGCTGTTTGTGATGGCTCTTGTGTCAATCCCATTGATGGACAGACTGGGTCGTCGCACGCTTCAACTTGGAGGTCTCGCCGGTATGGCCGTATTCTCAGTGCTCATGACTGTCGCCTTCTTCACGCAGGAGAACGAAACAATGAAGGTATTTGCCGTTATCTTCACTTTCCTATACGTGGCGTTCTTCGGCGTGGGCCCCAGCTCGATACCTTGGATGTTATTGTCGGAGCTGTTCGGTCAAGGCGCCAGAAGCGCGGCAGTCAGTGTGGGAGCTCTTATCAACTGGCTGGCCAACTTCATCGTAGGATTAACGTTCATCCCAATGTCGAACGCATTGGGTAACTTCGTATTCCTACCGTACACATTCCTTTTGATTCTCTTCTTCACGTTCACTTACTTCAAACTACCAGAAACTAAGAATAGGACGATCGAGGAGGTGACAGCTCTCTTTAAGAAGTAA
- the LOC142976680 gene encoding soluble guanylate cyclase 89Db-like — protein sequence MYGWLLESVQHFIVDECGEEIWETILRESGARNAVFSATQQYPDALMLRLASALARLLSKDTNSPATSRPSSPAPRKTSLKSKPGWRSSSVHTDNRTQSYKCPFTATNALTAVTKKAIDAYTSSEEIRPTIASSTGRINEETEAVCKEFHRRSLAIKFESPRVKETEEAIPETETAENPTSEQNVSDAPASEPTSPENEGGKRSSLRKAARKTSCTVALDVYRRRGSLIPTRQRLNSLSIVSEDKLSYLREKFATPEKVMHFFGRCFVKFFSNYGYDKMIRATGRYFCTFLQSVDNIHQRMRFTFPRMRSPSMQLTRAHRHGAELVYSSGRTGYTHYLMGQLYEIAEDIFSLKLKVSVVKESMEGNYYVAVLRLEFDNSDYVRSLMLRKNLPCPLPAVPASLLMQLFPFGVLLDRRMKILRAGERLVAAWGGPYNKLEKSPISEILRLRKPKVSFTWDKVVCMQTMIFDLELLRYRGGPAEARRGSHGARAILLRGPIYLLEEIDALIFLCSPIFNDLDELRQAGLYLADMNGHGLSKEMLLQGWQHLSRLELLFEKAESRSLSLEKSCRLLDQWKKRGDQLLYSMIPKGIADHLRAGKDPMAACQAFESVTIIFCGVQLAQADTRADVMQTVAYMNDVYSRIDRLLDTHRVYKVETVGTVYMLVSGAPERRRAHAASAASAALAISRAIPVLTIGIHTGPVVAGVLGLRLPRYCLVGDTVNTASRMQTTSEPGRIQITALSANQLPAGRFRLRPRGKIEVKGKGKMETFWLEGEVEEEEQNEALQLFSAICGDN from the exons ATGTACGGGTGGTTATTGGAGAGTGTCCAGCATTTTATAGTG GATGAATGTGGAGAAGAAATATGGGAGACAATCCTTCGAGAATCCGGCGCGAGGAATGCTGTCTTCAGTGCTACTCAA CAATATCCAGACGCGTTAATGCTGCGACTCGCAAGCGCTTTGGCTCGACTACTCAGCAAAGACACAAACAGTCCCGCAACTTCTAGACCAAGTAGTCCTGCCCCACGCAAAACCTCACTAAAATCCAAACCGGGCTGGCGGAGTTCGTCCGTCCACACTGACAATAGGACACAAAGCTACAAGTGTCCTTTCACCGCTACAAATGCATTAACAGCCGTCACTAAAAAGGCAATCGATGCTTATACTTCGTCGGAAGAAATAAGACCTACCATCGCTTCATCCACTGGGAGAATCAACGAGGAAACTGAAGCAGTCTGTAAAGAATTCCACAGACGGAGTTTAGCGATTAAATTTGAAAGTCCTAGAGTGAAAGAGACGGAAGAAGCGATTCCTGAAACTGAAACAGCTGAGAATCCAACGTCTGAACAAAATGTGAGTGATGCTCCTGCGTCTGAACCGACTTCTCCTGAAAACGAAGGTGGTAAAAGAAGTTCTTTGAGGAAAGCTGCTCGTAAGACAAGCTGTACTGTAGCGTTAGATGTGTACAGACGTCGTGGTTCATTGATCCCAACTCGACAACGCCTTAACAGCCTCAGCATCGTCAGTGAGGACAAGCTCTCCTACTTGAGGGAAAAATTCGCCACTCCAGAGAAGGTCATGCACTTCTTCGGGAGATGTTTCGTGAAGTTTTTCAGTAATTACGG CTACGACAAGATGATCCGTGCGACTGGTCGTTACTTCTGCACGTTCCTTCAGTCGGTGGACAATATTCACCAGCGCATGAGGTTCACGTTCCCGCGCATGCGCTCTCCGAGCATGCAGCTGACCCGCGCACACCGGCACGGAGCTGAGCTGGTCTATAGCAGTGGACGAACTGGATATACACATTATTTAATGG GTCAGTTGTATGAGATAGCAGAGGACATATTCTCGCTGAAGCTGAAGGTATCTGTGGTGAAGGAGAGCATGGAGGGAAACTATTACGTGGCGGTGTTGAGACTGGAGTTCGATAACAGCGATTAt GTTCGATCGCTGATGCTACGAAAGAATTTACCATGTCCCCTACCAGCTGTTCCCGCCTCGTTATTGATGCAACTATTTCCGTTCGGAGTGCTTCTCGATAGACGAATGAAGATCCTCAGAGCTGGAGAAAGA CTTGTGGCCGCTTGGGGAGGACCTTATAATAAGCTAGAGAAGTCGCCTATTTCAGAAATATTACGGCTCAGGAAACCGAAAGTGTCGTTCACTTGGGATAAG GTGGTATGTATGCAGACAATGATCTTTGACCTGGAGTTGCTGCGGTACCGAGGAGGCCCAGCAGAGGCTAGACGTGGCTCTCACGGTGCACGTGCCATTCTACTTCGCGGACCCATATACCTGCTGGAAGAAATTGACGCACTCATATTTTTATGCAGTCCAAT TTTCAACGACCTCGATGAGCTACGTCAAGCAGGTCTCTACCTCGCTGACATGAACGGTCATGGTCTCTCCAAAGAAATGCTTCTGCAAGGCTGGCAGCACCTCTCCCGTCTCGAACTGCTGTTCGAGAAAGCGGAAAGCAGGAGTCTTTCTCTTGAAAAGTCTTGTAGACTCTTAGACCAGTGGAAGAAGAGAGGGGACCAACTTTTGTACTCCATGATACCGAAAGGCATTGCAGATCATTTGCGGGCTGGGAAGGATCCTATGGCAGCGTGTCAG GCGTTCGAGAGTGTTACTATAATATTCTGCGGAGTACAACTGGCGCAGGCAGACACTCGCGCTGACGTCATGCAGACCGTCGCCTACATGAATGATGTTTACTCCAGGATCGACAGGCTCCTGGACACTCATCGAGTATATAAG GTGGAGACAGTAGGAACAGTGTACATGTTGGTGTCGGGAGCGCCGGAGCGTCGTCGTGCCCACGCCGCCTCTGCCGCTAGCGCCGCGCTAGCCATCTCCAGAGCCATACCTGTCCTCACTATAG GTATCCACACGGGTCCCGTAGTGGCTGGAGTGTTAGGACTACGGCTTCCTCGCTACTGTCTTGTGGGAGACACTGTCAATACAGCAAGCAGGATGCAGACTACTTCTGAG CCTGGACGCATCCAGATAACGGCTTTATCTGCAAACCAACTACCAGCCGGCAGGTTCAGGCTTAGACCTCGAGGCAAAATAGAAGTTAAG GGTAAAGGAAAAATGGAGACTTTCTGGCTAGAAGGCGAGGTGGAAGAAGAGGAACAAAACGAAGCTCTACAGCTATTCTCTGCTATTTGTGGCGATAACTAG